Within Candidatus Korarchaeota archaeon NZ13-K, the genomic segment TCACGATCTCCCCTATTAGCCTTTCCTCCCCGATGTAGACCACTTCCCTTATCTTGGAACCTCTCATTCCCTCAGCAATGACGACGGGACCCTTAATGTGGACTATAACTCCCCTCCCGACATAGGCCTGTTCGAGCATCTAAATCCCCCCGAAGATCCTCTCGACCAAGTAAGGCATCTTCCTCTCCAAATAGCTCCTAAGCCTTCCGTCGAAGGTATTGTAGTACCTTCTCTCATCGCTCGAATCCTTAACGACAACCCCGCCTATTATGGGCAATCCCTTAGGGTCGACCCTGGCTTTAATACCCTCCCTCTCCAGCTCTTCGGAGATGCTCACTAAGATCTCTCTATCCCTCTCCCTGCCGGCTAGGTGTACTTCCCTATCACCCAGGGCTCTCACCCCCTCCACGACGTACCTCCTCAGTATCTCGTGGTAATCGAAGTTTGGATCCTCCCCATTTGCTATCCTCTGGAGTCTCTCTCGAACGGACCCAATCAAGTAGTCAAGCACCTCCTTCTTCGCCCTCAGTATCATCTGGTTCGCTTCAACTTCCGCGGCGCTTCTCCTTCTGGCGATCTCATCCTTCATTTCTCTCTCCAATCTCTCCCTCCTGCTCCTGATTATGCGCTCGGCTTCCTTTCTGGCCGACTCCACTATCTCATCAGCTCTCCTCCGGGCCTCTCTCATTATGGCCTCGGCCCTGTCCTCGGCCACCTTCAGTATGGCCCTGACTATGGCCTCCGAGTCCCTGGTCTCAACAAGCTCACTCACCGAAAATCACCTCCCTGAGCACCTCATCAATCATGCGTTCAACTCTCTCCATGGCTGTTCTTCTCAAATCCTCAGCCTTTCTGGCAGCCTCCTTAAGAATTCTATCCTCCTCAGCGTTTAACTCTTGCATTAGAGCAACCTCTATAGGGCTTTTCCTAGCCTCCTCAACTATGCGTTTCGCTTCCTCCTCAGCGAGCTCGATCATCCTCTTAGCCTCAGCCTCGGCGTTCTCCACTATCTTGGCAGCCTCCTTCTCGGCTTCTATTATGGCTTCAACCAACCTCGGCATGGCATCGCCCCCTAAAACCTTAATTCCTCAGTACCCAGGGCCTTAGCCAGTAGGGAAGATAACTCCTTCAATCTGATCCCCCTGCATCCCTCCATATCTGGGACTACGGCAAAAACAGGACTGACTTTTCCCCTTCTCAGGAGATCCTCCCTATAATCCCTTATCTCCTCAGCCACCCTTTCGTTAACGAAAACGACGTGCGGGAGCTCACCCTCATTATCCTTGAAGAACCTTATGAGAGCACTCCTGCCCTTAAGAACCTTAGCGGAGATCCCTATCATTTCGAATCCGAGAGCTAGGAGCTCATCATCCGTTACGGCGATCGGTGAGCTTGATATTTTCCCCCTAACGGTCATCGACCGCACCGGCTCATCGTGGCGAGGAAAAATATAAAAAGCCTTCACCGTTGGCCGCTCGGGGGGCGGGGGTGGCCGAGCCGGACGAAGGCGGCGGACTTAAGATCCGCTGGGCGCGAGGCCCTCGTGGGTTCAAATCCCACCCCCCGCATCCCATTGACTTTAAAAAGCTTTTCATAGTACGGGCCTGCTATGACGAGAGATTTTTATTGGTGCGGTCCACAGACCGATAGGTGCGCCGATTGACCCTCGAGAGGGAGGTCAAGCTGAGAATATCTCATTCCGCTTTCATGAGGGCCCTCAGATCTGCCGGGATGACGTACGAGCTCAAGAGCTCCACATCACAGGAGGATCTATACCTAGATTTCGATGACTGCAGGCTCATGCTCAGCGACTCAGTCCTGAGGATCAGGTCATCCGGTGATGGTGTCTGGATCACCTACAAAGGTCCCAGGCACTTTGAGGGTGGGGAGAAGGTTAGGGAGGAGCTGGAGGCCCTTGTGGGAAGCGAAGAATGTCAGACGATATTAGGAAAACTTGGGATCTCTGAGAGATGTCCTAAAGATCTGGAGAGACTTCTAGGGGTCCTCAATGAACTCGGAATTAAAGAAAGGGTCAGAGTGAGGAAGAGGAGAAGGGAGCTGAGGATCAATGGAATGGAGCTGAGGGTTTACTTGGATGATGTGGAGCATCTCGGGGAATTCGTCGAGGTGGAGGGGGAGGGCTCAATGAAACTGGTTAGAATGCTGGGGATGAACTGCAGAGTTGTAATTCCAAGCTACGCTGATCTAATACACGCTGTGATGGGATCTAGAGACTCCTGATCTCTCCAGAAGATCCATGGAACTCCTTTCAGCCTCCTCGTATATTCCCTCCTCATCTCTTACCGTGAGTAACCCGTCCCTGAGGAGCAGATTCCCCTTGACGATCACGTACCTCACATCGGTGGATCTGGCTGAGTAAACTATGTTCGAGATCACGGAGTGAAGGGGATTCCACCACGGGACCTTGGTGCTGAGGAGCACGATATCGGCCTCATACCCCTCCTGTATTCTCCCCACCTTCCAAGGGAGATGGCTGGCTGGAATCACCGTGGCCATGTCGAGGACCAGCTGAGCCTGCATCACAGTAGGATCCATCCTTCTGACCTTATGGATCAGAGCTGCGATTTTCATAGTCTCGAACATGTCCAAAGTATTGTTGCTAGCGGCTCCATCAGTCCCCAGGGCTACCTTGATCCCCCTCTCCAAGAGCTCAGGAACAGGGGAGATTCCGGAGGATAGCTTCAGATTGCTAACCGGATTGTGAGAGACAAGGGATCCGGAATTCAATATAAGCGGTATCTCGTCTTCCCTAGGCCATACCAAGTGGGCCAGGACAGTTTTCCTCCCGAGAACACCTGTTTCATGGAGCAACTTGACTGGAGTGCTACCATACTTCTCGCTAACCTCCTTGACTTCACCTTCGGTCTCGGATGCATGTATCTGTATCCAGGATCCCGATTCGGCTCTACTGGAGATTTCAGAGAGACCCCTTGGCGATACAGTGTACGGTGCATGAGGGCCGTAGCATGGCAGTATGAGGGGGTCCCCAGCCCATCTCCTAACGAAGGAATCGGCCACCTTGAGGCATTCATCGAAGTCCTTACACTCAGGTGTTCCGAAGTCTAATATGGCGGACGCGAGAACACCCCTAACACCGAAACTCTTGAAGACATCGGCTATTGTCTCCTCGAAGAAGTACATGTCGAATATCGTCGTTGTCCCCGTCCTCACGGACTCGAGTAGCCCTAGCTCGGTGCCAGCCCTCACGTGATGGGGCCTCAGGTTCGCCTCCATTGGCCATATCTTCTCCGTCAACCATTCCCTCAGAGGCATGTCATCGGCCACTCCCCTGAAGAGTGTCATGGGTATATGTGTGTGAGTGTTTATCAGGCCTGGAATTGCGATCATTCCCCTACCGTCTATGACTTCATCAGCTGCTGTAGAAAAATTCCCAATCCTCTCAATGACTCCATCCTTGATCAATATGTCCTTGTCTCTTAGGATCCTTCTCTCGCTGTCCTGAGTCACTAGGTAGCTAACATTCCTTATCAGGATCTCCATGCAGACCCCTTCCTCTCGAGATCGATTCACTTAAATAGGCTTTCAGCTGGGATGCCCGACGATAGCATGAGGAAATGCCTCGCGGTCATTGTGCTGATAATGCTGCTCCCGGTCCCCAGCTTCGTGGCGGCGCAGGGAGGAGGATTATACACATACACATACATCGTCAGGGAGACGGGCTGGATAGATATAACGACCAGATTCGAGTCCAATGGATCCGGGGCCAGTTGGGTCCTCGTTCCCAAGTTCCAGAAATACTCGATCAGGGTGCTTTCCGGATCCATTCAGGATTACAGGTTGATAGAGAACACGAGCTACTACTTCTACTCCAACTACACATTCTCATACTCACCGGGAACCGTTCTGGAGATCAACTGGAGTTACAGGTTTGGGGCCCTCATAGTGGAGCCAAATGGAGCGTTCTTCTCAACGCAAATAGCGTTCAGCCGTAAGGATGATGCGCTGATCTTAGTGAGGCTACCCTCTGAGTACTCGGTGCAGGGGGTGGAGCCTGAGGGCTACGCCCTAGAGAGGGGAGAGGGATACACGGATGTGAAGTACTACCTTGACGGCTCGAAGAACAACACGATGAGGGTCCTGATCTCCTTCAGGACCAAGGAGGGGACCATGGAGGAGATGAGCGTGGGAAAGCTCACCATAATCTACCCCAAGAGGTACGAGGATTTCGCCTACAATATAACCAGGTATTACGAGAGAGCGCTCCCAATGATTCAAAACATAACCTCCATTAGGGATGAAATACCAATAAAGGTGAACTTATTCGTGCCTGAGAAGATGGAAGACATAACGACTCAGGGCTACACTGGTCTCAGGTACACCTCGGACATAATAACGCAGGGTGAGATCAATCTAAACATGATGCTAGCTAGAATGGCCGAATACGAGCTCCCCCTCACCCTGATACATGAGCTCCTTCACCAATACATGCAGGTGGCCGGACTGGGCATAGGGGTGAGGTGGATGCATGAGGGCCTGGCTCAGTACCTCAGCTCTGTGATAGTGAGGGAGCTCGGGATCAATCCGCCGGAGGAGCCCGACAGCGAGACCATTAACCTGGTTATGACCACCACTGGTGGTGACTTCAGCTTCCTGCTTGATTGGAGGGGAGGAGGTCTCCCTGGGGACCCATCCCTCTACTACACGGCCAGCCTGATGATAGTCAAGGACCTGGCAGACAGGTACGGTGGTTACGGTGTTTACAGGAGGCTCTTCGAGGAGATGGTGAGGGATAGAGCCACGGTGAACTCCCCAGAGGAGTTGCTTAAGTACCTGAACAGGGCAGTGGGGAAAGACGTCTCCGGATTCTTCAAATCGTATGGGATCATGATCTCCGAAAATCCGCAGCAATCCAGCCTTTTGAAGGCGGCCTGGACATACGTGAGACAGACCTCGTGGATGAACCCGTTCAGCGGATACGCTGAGAGGCTGCTGGAGGAGGGCTCGGAGAGGTCTGCCGTATCTGCGATATACCTGACTTTGATGGGGGTCCTGATCGAGGCGCTCGCGCTGGCCGTACTCCTCTGGACCTTATTCAATGTTACTGGTAAAAAATTTAGAAAATTCTCTCAAGTTTCTCAAGATTTACAAGAAAATTCCATTTCTCCATAACCAATTTCTCCATCTCCTCGATATCCTCATCGCTCAGGGATTCAAACCTCCTCT encodes:
- a CDS encoding CYTH domain-containing protein — translated: MTLEREVKLRISHSAFMRALRSAGMTYELKSSTSQEDLYLDFDDCRLMLSDSVLRIRSSGDGVWITYKGPRHFEGGEKVREELEALVGSEECQTILGKLGISERCPKDLERLLGVLNELGIKERVRVRKRRRELRINGMELRVYLDDVEHLGEFVEVEGEGSMKLVRMLGMNCRVVIPSYADLIHAVMGSRDS
- a CDS encoding amidohydrolase, producing MEILIRNVSYLVTQDSERRILRDKDILIKDGVIERIGNFSTAADEVIDGRGMIAIPGLINTHTHIPMTLFRGVADDMPLREWLTEKIWPMEANLRPHHVRAGTELGLLESVRTGTTTIFDMYFFEETIADVFKSFGVRGVLASAILDFGTPECKDFDECLKVADSFVRRWAGDPLILPCYGPHAPYTVSPRGLSEISSRAESGSWIQIHASETEGEVKEVSEKYGSTPVKLLHETGVLGRKTVLAHLVWPREDEIPLILNSGSLVSHNPVSNLKLSSGISPVPELLERGIKVALGTDGAASNNTLDMFETMKIAALIHKVRRMDPTVMQAQLVLDMATVIPASHLPWKVGRIQEGYEADIVLLSTKVPWWNPLHSVISNIVYSARSTDVRYVIVKGNLLLRDGLLTVRDEEGIYEEAERSSMDLLERSGVSRSHHSVY